The following nucleotide sequence is from Halomonas chromatireducens.
TAGAAACCGCCTCGGAGAGCCATGGCAGGGCCTGGTCGAGCTGGCGGCGGAAACGTTGCTCCAGCAGGCGGCGGCTGTCCCGGGCCAATAGCGCGGGCAGGTCGCCCAGCTCGTCTCGCCGCGCGACCAGGGTCAGTTCCCGGGTAAGCGGCGCCACCGGCAGCGGCGCCACCCGGACATTGAGATTCTCGAGCCCGGCCTGATAGAGACACAGCGGCGTGGTGATGGTCCAGCCGGCCCCGGCACTGACCGACTGGTCCTATGCCGACTGCCTGCCCTATTTCCGCAAGGCCGAATGCCGCGATATCGGACCCGACGACTACCATGGTGGCGACGGCCCTGTCTCTGTCACGACCCCGAAGCCCGGCAACAATCCGCTGTATCGGACCTTTATCGATGCCGCCGTGCAGGCCGGCTACCCCGAGACACCTGACGTGAACGGCTACCAGCAGGAGGGTTTCGGCCCCATGGACCGTTTCGTCACCCCCAAGGGGCGCCGCGCCTCCACCGCTCGCGGCTATCTCGACCAGGCCAAGCAGCGGGAGAACCTCACCATCGAGACCCACGCCACCACGGACGTGATCGAGTTCGAGGGCAAGCGCGCCGTGGGCGTGCGCTATCTGCGCCGCGGCCAGCCCCACCAGGTCCGCGCCCACCGCGAGGTGCTGCTGTGTGCCGGCGCCATCGCCTCGCCGCAGATCCTGCAACGCTCCGGCGTCGGCAACCCCGATCACCTGCGTGAGCTCGACATCCCGGTGGTCCACGCCCTGCCCGGCGTCGGCGAGAACCTCCAGGACCACCTGGAGATGTATATCCAGTACGAATGCACGCAGCCGATCTCCCTTTATCCCGCACTGAAATGGTACAACCAGCCCAAGATCGGCGCCGAGTGGCTGTTCAAGGGCACCGGCGTCGGCGCCAGCAACCAGTTCGAGGCAGCGGGTTTCATTCGCAGCAACGACAACGAAGCGTGGCCCAACCTTCAGTATCACTTCCTGCCCATCGCCATCAGCTACAACGGCAAGAGCGCGGTACAGGCCCACGGCTTCCAGGCCCACGTCGGGTCCATGCGCTCGGAGAGCCGGGGCAGGATTCGGCTGACCTCCCGGGACCCCGAGGCCGCGCCCAGCATTCTGTTCAACTACATGTCGCAGGAAAAGGACTGGCAGGAGTTTCGCGACGCCATCCGTCTGACCCGGGAGATCATTGCCCAGCCCGCCATGGATGCCTACCGCGGAAGGGAAGTGTCACCGGGTCCGGATGTCGAATCCGATGAAGCGCTCGACGCCTTCGTGCGCGAACACGCCGAAACCGCCTATCACCCCTGCGGCAGCTGTCGCATGGGGAACGATGAGATGGCGGTGGTCGATGGCAGCGGTTGCGTGCACGGCCTCGAGGGGCTGCGCGTCGTGGACGCCTCGCTGTTTCCGGTGATCCCCACCGGCAACCTCAATGCGCCGACGATCATGCTGGCCGAAAAGCTGGCCGACAGGATACGCGGGCGTGAACCGCTGCCCCCCTCGGACGCCCCCTACTTCGTCGCACAAGGCATCCCGGCGCGCAAGGCGCCTGAACGCCGACTCTACTGAAACGCAAGCCTGTCCCACCGTTGGCGCCCCGCCCTGCGGGGCGCTCTTGAATGTGTGTATCCGACACGCCCCAGCAAGACTGGACCCTCCAGGAAATGGCCGCCAATTGACATAGCTGCTACAAGTAGGGGCTGGTCACTCTCTGCATCATCGGCTAGGCTGATAGATTCAAACATTTGTTCGAAACGCCATTCTCAACGGAGACGAGGCATGCTCACCCTGATACTGCTCCTGCTGACGATCGTCGGAATCCTGGTGGTCATGCGCCGCGAAGCCGGCGCCGTGCCCGCCTTGACGGTCCTGGCCGTGCTCGGCCTGGCCGGCCTGCTCCTCGGGTCGCCGGTGCTTGGCGTGCTGCTCCTGATCGGCGCTGTCATCGTGGCCGCCGCCGGCCTCCCGGCACTGCGCATCCAGTGGTTGTCGCCGCGGCTTTTCGCGATGTTCAAGCGGGTCGCTCCCCGGGTTTCCGACACCGAACGCACCGCCCTGGAAGCCGGTACCGTTGCCTGGGATGGGGAGCTGTTCTCGGGACGGCCACAGTGGACCAGCCTGATGCGCTATCGCGATGACGGCTTGAGCGACGAAGAGCAGGCCTTTCTCGACAACCAGTGCTCGGTTGCCGCCGGCATGTGCAATACCTGGGAAATCGCCAAGGAGCGCGCCGACCTCCCGGAGGAGCTATGGCAGTACCTCAAGAAAGAGGGCTTCTTCGGCATGATCATTCCCAAGGAGTATGGCGGCCTGGGCTTCTCCGCCAAGGCGCAGTCCATGGTGCTGCAGAAGCTGACCGTCAGCGAAATGCTGATGATCACCGTGGGCGTACCCAACTCCCTGGGACCGGGCGAGCTGCTGCTGAAGTACGGCACCCAGCAGCAGAAGGACCACTACCTGCCACGGCTGGCCGATGGCCGCGAGATCCCCTGCTTCGGCCTGACAGGCCCTCGCGCCGGGAGCGACGCCACTTCACTGCCGGACACCGGCATCGTGTGCAAGGAGGTCGTCGACGGCAAGGAGGTGCTGGGCCTGCGACTCAACTTCGAGAAGCGCTGGATCACCCTGGCACCCATCGCCACCGTGGTCGGGCTGGCCTTTCGCCTGTTCGACCCGGACCACCTGTTGGGTGAAGAGGAAGACCGCGGCATCACACTGGCGCTCGTACCCCGCGATACGGCCGGCATGGAGATCGGTCGCCGTCATCATCCCATCGGCAGTCCTTTCCTGAACGGCCCCATCAAGGGCACGGATGTCTTCGTGCCGCTGGATACCATCATCGGCGGCACCGAGATGATCGGCCAGGGCTGGCGCATGCTGGTGGAGTGCCTCTCCATCGGCCGCTGCATCACCCTCCCCTCCGGCGCCAGCGGCACCATTCGCTACGCCATCGGCTGGACCGGGGGCTTCGCCCGGGTACGCCGCCAGTTCAATGTCCCCGTGGCCGAAATGGAGGGCGTACAGGAACCCCTGGCCCGCATGGCTGCCCTGGGCTATATCGCCCAGGCTGCCGTCTACCAGACCGCCAACACCATCGATCGCGGCGAGAAGCCATCGGTACCCTCGGCGATCCTCAAGAGCCAGCTCACCGAGTTCCAGCGGGACGCTCTCTCCCACGCCATGGACATCCACGGCGGCAAGGCCGTGACCCTGGGGCCACGCAACTACATCGGCATCGGCTACAGCA
It contains:
- a CDS encoding acyl-CoA dehydrogenase; the encoded protein is MLTLILLLLTIVGILVVMRREAGAVPALTVLAVLGLAGLLLGSPVLGVLLLIGAVIVAAAGLPALRIQWLSPRLFAMFKRVAPRVSDTERTALEAGTVAWDGELFSGRPQWTSLMRYRDDGLSDEEQAFLDNQCSVAAGMCNTWEIAKERADLPEELWQYLKKEGFFGMIIPKEYGGLGFSAKAQSMVLQKLTVSEMLMITVGVPNSLGPGELLLKYGTQQQKDHYLPRLADGREIPCFGLTGPRAGSDATSLPDTGIVCKEVVDGKEVLGLRLNFEKRWITLAPIATVVGLAFRLFDPDHLLGEEEDRGITLALVPRDTAGMEIGRRHHPIGSPFLNGPIKGTDVFVPLDTIIGGTEMIGQGWRMLVECLSIGRCITLPSGASGTIRYAIGWTGGFARVRRQFNVPVAEMEGVQEPLARMAALGYIAQAAVYQTANTIDRGEKPSVPSAILKSQLTEFQRDALSHAMDIHGGKAVTLGPRNYIGIGYSSNPVSITVEGANIMTRNLMIFGQGAIRCHPFVLEELAAMNADDLKAFDRAFFGHAGLIFGNVARAFTLAFGIGKGSVPFDAAAAPYAKDINRISAGFGLCADAAMASLGSSLKQRELLSARLGDVLSNLYLASMVLKSWKEGDKVEGEAALLHYSCTFLLERAEQALDELFDNMPNRILAGTLRAVVMPLGRRWKRPHDTLTREIAQAVSRDSALRTKLLRNTWDAQDGVKDNPLAHYNALLHEYDRAEALYRTLNKAFAKGELPMYALHPEQRVEAGLEAGIISEEDAVFMRAFEAEVLEMLTVDDFEYDEFATDKENILRHNAA